The following is a genomic window from Deltaproteobacteria bacterium.
CCTGATTTGCTGGAGAGGGGGATCTTTGTCCAGGAAGAACGTCCTGAATACACCGAGTCATATGTAGCTTTTGCAGAGAGATGCCAACAGGAGATGACTTCAGTCTGATCAGCCAAAGTCGGAGCAGCAGATATGGAAAGTACAAGAATTGTCCTTAGCGGTTCAGGTGGCCAGGGAGTGATCACTGCGGCTATTATTTTGGCCGAGGCAGCCGTGGTGTATGAGGGTTTGAACGCAGTGCAGACCCAGTCATATGGACCTGAGGCCCGCGGCGGCGCCACCCGGGCAGATGTGGTCATCTCCAGGGAGCCCATTCACTACCCCAAAGTGATCAATCCACACATCCTCGTGTGTCTGACCCAGGAGTCTTACGATAAGTTTTCGGATATTGTCAGGCCTGGAGGCTTGTTGCTGATTGACCGGCATTTTGTCAAACAAGAGCATAAAGTGGATGCCAGACAGGTAATACTGCCTATGTATGATGCAGTTATGGAGAAAATCGGCAAACCTATCGTATTCAATATCTGCGTACTTGGTACCTTGATTGGTTTGACCAACCTTGTCCGAGCCCAATCTATCATGACATTGCTGGAGGAGAAGCTGCCTGCTGAGTTTCTCGAAATGAACAGACGTGCACTCGAGGCGGGTCTGCACCTGGCCAACGGCAGCAAATGAGTCCTTTGCTCGAGCTGCTTCCAGGTAGCATGACTGCATAAGGGATCTTTATTTCTGCATATGGTTATTCTGGGGATTGAGAGTTCCTGTGACGAAACTGCCGCCGCCCTGGTGGAAGACGGCCGGCGCATTCTAGCCAATGTGGTTTCCTCCCAGATCGCCATCCATCGTCCGTACGGGGGTGTGGTGCCGGAGCTGGCCTCACGGCAGCACCTCAAAGTAATTATTCCAGTTGTGCGCGAGGCTCTGGCAAAGGCCGATAAAGCCCTTGCGGACGTCGACGCCCTGGCGGTTACCCGAGGACCAGGACTGGTGGGTTCTTTGCTGGTGGGCATAGGCGTGGCCAAAGGTATGGCCTATGCCACAGGCAAGCCACTGGTGGCGGTAAATCATCTTGAAGGACATATTCAGGCCGCCTTTCTGGAAAAACAGCCGCCACGTTTTCCCCTGGTGGCCCTTGTGGTCTCTGGTGGACACACAAACCTCTATCATCTTGAAAATTATGCCAAATGTAGACTTGTCGGTCGGACCAGGGATGACGCAGCCGGTGAAGCATTCGACAAAGTGGCCAAGTTTCTTGGCCTCGGCTACCCGGGGGGAATAGTCATTGACAAACTGTCACAGTCCGGCAATCCAGCTGCAGTTGATTTTCCTCGCGCTTATCTGGAAAAAGATTCGCTGGATTTTAGCTTCAGCGGCCTCAAGACTGCGGTAGTCAATCTGGTGCGTCGTTATAGTAACTCGGGAAGCGGGGCAGATGAGCAGTCGGAAAGAACCGTGATATCCCTCGAATCGCTACCCCTCAATGTTGCTGATATTGTGGCCAGTTTTCAAGAGGCGGTCGTAGACATTCTGGTACACAAAACCATCAGGGCTGCCAGGAATCTGGCGGTGCACGAAATTGTGGTGGCCGGCGGGGTAGCCGCCAACAGCCGCTTGCGTCAGAAAATGCAGGAAGAAGCTTCCGCTCTTGGCCTGGGGGTGCGCCTTCCCGAGCCTGCTCTGTGCACAGACAATGCAGCCATGATTGCTGCCGTGGCTTACCACCGCATCTTGCCCGGCGGCCACAAATGGGATCTCGACTTTGATGCAATTTCCCGTTGGCCGGATGGGTAACAAATTGCCTTGTCAGTTATCAGGAACGACTCGGAGGGAGCGGCATCCTGCCGCGGCGAAGAATCTTTCTTGGACGCTTCCTGCTGGTTCAATCAGGCTGAACATTTGCCGGGCAATACTCCTTTTCACTCTCACCTTTTTTGTGCTGCACTCTGAACCGTGTACCATTGCCAATTAGAGAGCAATTCCCTCTGAATGTCCACGGCGCGGCGGGGCTCCGCTATTCAACCACTCGACTGCCCGTCTGATGCCATGAAGGGTGAGGTCCTCCATGGGAAAGATCCGGCCGATAAGTGTGATGGATCTGCTTTCCCATGGCCAGCGTTCACGGGGGATAGGGTTCAGCCAGACGCTGTGGCGAAAGTGGTGACGTATCTGCTGCAGCCAGTCGCGAGCCGGCAGTCTGACTTTTGAAAAGTAATCAATGGCTCCATTAGAAGCGAGAAGTTCAGCAGGAGCCATGTTGGCGTCACCAATAATGATCAACCT
Proteins encoded in this region:
- a CDS encoding 2-oxoacid:acceptor oxidoreductase family protein; translation: MESTRIVLSGSGGQGVITAAIILAEAAVVYEGLNAVQTQSYGPEARGGATRADVVISREPIHYPKVINPHILVCLTQESYDKFSDIVRPGGLLLIDRHFVKQEHKVDARQVILPMYDAVMEKIGKPIVFNICVLGTLIGLTNLVRAQSIMTLLEEKLPAEFLEMNRRALEAGLHLANGSK
- the tsaD gene encoding tRNA (adenosine(37)-N6)-threonylcarbamoyltransferase complex transferase subunit TsaD, coding for MVILGIESSCDETAAALVEDGRRILANVVSSQIAIHRPYGGVVPELASRQHLKVIIPVVREALAKADKALADVDALAVTRGPGLVGSLLVGIGVAKGMAYATGKPLVAVNHLEGHIQAAFLEKQPPRFPLVALVVSGGHTNLYHLENYAKCRLVGRTRDDAAGEAFDKVAKFLGLGYPGGIVIDKLSQSGNPAAVDFPRAYLEKDSLDFSFSGLKTAVVNLVRRYSNSGSGADEQSERTVISLESLPLNVADIVASFQEAVVDILVHKTIRAARNLAVHEIVVAGGVAANSRLRQKMQEEASALGLGVRLPEPALCTDNAAMIAAVAYHRILPGGHKWDLDFDAISRWPDG